The Streptococcaceae bacterium ESL0729 genome has a segment encoding these proteins:
- the dltB gene encoding D-alanyl-lipoteichoic acid biosynthesis protein DltB translates to MLDFLHKIPNFEAYGNPQYFFYLAIALIPVAIGIYRQKRFHLYEALVQFVFIFLMFTGGKVNQGLALLAYIVWEFVIVGSYLTYRKNANRTWVFYLMTVLSILPLAIVKLSPALLGHNSLLGFIGISYLTFRSTGMVMTARDGVISGFNPWMFFKFVLFMPTFTSGPIDRYERFEKDYDNLPTKDEYLDMIQKAVWYIMVGFLFKFIIAYVLKDIAMPYVEDRALSRGGFSWSLLGYMYVYGLDLYFDFAGYSLFAVAISYIFGIKSPMNFNRPFISKNLKDFWNRWHISLSFWFRDFVFMRLTFTLMKKKVFKSRVTTANVAYILNMLLMGFWHGVTWYYIAYGLFHGLGLVVNDAWLRYKRKHKNQIPHNKFTEIFAIFLTIQVVFVGFLIFSGFLDKLFFK, encoded by the coding sequence ATGCTTGATTTTTTACATAAGATACCGAACTTCGAGGCTTATGGGAATCCACAATACTTTTTCTATCTAGCTATTGCCCTCATTCCAGTAGCAATTGGAATTTACCGCCAGAAGAGATTTCACCTCTATGAGGCCTTGGTACAATTTGTTTTTATCTTCCTGATGTTTACAGGAGGGAAAGTTAACCAAGGTTTAGCTCTTCTTGCCTATATTGTATGGGAATTTGTGATTGTAGGCTCTTATTTGACCTATAGGAAAAATGCAAATAGGACTTGGGTCTTCTATCTGATGACCGTTCTTTCAATCCTTCCCCTAGCAATTGTTAAGCTTTCTCCAGCTCTTTTAGGTCACAATTCCCTATTAGGTTTTATCGGGATAAGTTATTTGACCTTTAGATCGACTGGGATGGTTATGACAGCAAGGGACGGTGTGATATCAGGCTTTAATCCTTGGATGTTCTTTAAATTCGTCCTATTTATGCCGACCTTTACAAGTGGGCCCATAGACCGTTATGAGCGTTTTGAAAAGGACTATGATAATCTACCAACTAAAGATGAATATCTGGATATGATTCAGAAGGCTGTCTGGTATATCATGGTTGGTTTCCTTTTTAAATTCATAATCGCTTATGTCTTAAAAGATATTGCCATGCCTTATGTCGAGGACCGAGCCCTATCTCGTGGTGGCTTTTCTTGGTCACTTCTTGGATACATGTACGTTTACGGGCTTGATCTCTACTTTGACTTTGCTGGTTATTCCCTCTTTGCCGTGGCAATCTCATATATCTTTGGGATTAAGTCACCAATGAACTTTAACAGACCCTTTATTTCAAAGAACTTAAAGGATTTCTGGAACAGATGGCACATCAGCCTAAGCTTTTGGTTTAGGGATTTCGTCTTCATGCGTTTGACCTTTACCCTGATGAAGAAAAAAGTCTTCAAGAGCCGTGTTACTACAGCAAACGTTGCCTACATCCTTAACATGCTTCTCATGGGATTTTGGCACGGGGTTACTTGGTATTATATAGCTTATGGACTCTTCCATGGTCTAGGACTTGTTGTTAATGATGCCTGGCTTCGCTATAAAAGAAAACATAAAAATCAAATTCCACACAATAAATTCACGGAGATTTTTGCAATCTTCCTAACGATTCAGGTGGTCTTTGTGGGATTCTTGATATTCTCAGGATTCCTTGATAAACTATTTTTTAAATAA
- the dltC gene encoding D-alanine--poly(phosphoribitol) ligase subunit DltC yields the protein MENVRDGIIEIMTEVSGEDVTSMMDENFYDNGLLDSMATIEVLMSIQDEFGVTIPVLGFVREEWDTPNKVIAKVTEMLG from the coding sequence ATGGAAAACGTAAGAGATGGAATTATTGAAATCATGACTGAGGTTTCAGGAGAAGATGTAACTTCAATGATGGATGAAAACTTCTACGATAATGGATTACTTGATTCAATGGCAACAATTGAAGTGCTTATGAGCATTCAAGATGAGTTTGGAGTGACAATTCCTGTTCTTGGATTTGTCCGTGAAGAGTGGGATACACCAAACAAGGTCATTGCTAAAGTTACGGAGATGCTTGGATGA
- the dltD gene encoding D-alanyl-lipoteichoic acid biosynthesis protein DltD, whose amino-acid sequence MRLIKRLWWIFGPLLLAAGLLFALLVFTKSDGRFSEKILTRAASSLETRIFKGRAHKHAAFTDESKNYVPFMGSSELTRFDSFHPSVLADKYKRDYTPFLLGYMGTQSFAQYSAMQPIIKDLAGKKVVFSISPQWFDPKSQSKAAFQTFYSKLQGISFLNNATASQEDIYAAKRYLEMDIQNGGLFKQIADGKPLSDLQKKKSVFEENILANEDLLFSHFDMTDNYDKKILPREADLPDTYDYNVLDQLAIKEAKANTTNNNFGIKNSFYNERLRESVGKLKGTQAGFDYTKSVEYNDFQLVLNEFAKNNVEVLFVIPPINQKWIDYTGLRPEMYQATVKKIKYQLESQGFTHIADLSHAGVNEYYMQDTIHIGWRGWLDLDTYINPFLTGSTGKSTYNLNNTEFLSKNWATMDPADITDFKEN is encoded by the coding sequence ATGAGACTAATAAAACGCCTGTGGTGGATTTTTGGTCCCTTATTGCTTGCTGCAGGTCTTTTATTTGCTTTACTTGTTTTTACCAAGTCTGACGGTAGATTTTCTGAGAAAATTTTAACACGTGCAGCTTCATCCCTTGAAACACGTATTTTTAAGGGGCGGGCCCACAAGCATGCAGCCTTCACAGACGAAAGTAAAAACTATGTTCCCTTCATGGGTTCAAGTGAGTTGACACGTTTTGACTCCTTTCACCCATCTGTTCTTGCAGACAAGTATAAAAGAGACTACACCCCCTTCCTTCTAGGATATATGGGAACCCAGTCTTTTGCCCAATATTCAGCCATGCAGCCAATAATTAAAGATTTAGCCGGTAAAAAGGTTGTCTTTAGTATTAGTCCCCAGTGGTTTGATCCCAAAAGTCAAAGTAAGGCAGCCTTTCAGACCTTTTACTCAAAACTTCAAGGAATATCATTTTTAAATAATGCAACAGCTTCGCAAGAAGATATTTATGCAGCCAAAAGATACCTTGAGATGGATATTCAAAATGGTGGTCTCTTCAAGCAGATAGCTGACGGAAAGCCACTTTCTGATTTGCAAAAGAAGAAGAGTGTCTTTGAAGAAAATATCTTGGCCAATGAGGATTTACTTTTTTCTCATTTCGATATGACGGATAATTATGACAAGAAGATTCTTCCAAGAGAGGCTGATCTTCCCGATACTTATGACTATAATGTCTTGGATCAACTAGCTATTAAGGAAGCTAAGGCCAATACGACCAATAATAATTTTGGCATTAAGAATAGCTTTTATAATGAGCGTCTGAGGGAAAGTGTCGGTAAACTTAAGGGTACTCAGGCAGGCTTTGACTATACAAAGTCAGTTGAATACAACGACTTCCAGTTGGTTTTAAATGAATTTGCTAAAAATAATGTCGAAGTCCTCTTTGTAATTCCACCCATTAATCAAAAGTGGATTGACTACACAGGTCTTCGCCCTGAAATGTACCAAGCAACTGTTAAGAAAATCAAGTATCAGTTAGAGTCACAAGGCTTTACCCATATTGCTGACTTATCCCATGCTGGTGTAAATGAATATTACATGCAGGATACCATTCATATTGGTTGGCGGGGTTGGCTTGATTTAGATACCTATATCAACCCCTTCTTGACAGGAAGCACTGGAAAATCAACCTATAATCTAAATAATACAGAGTTTCTTTCAAAAAATTGGGCAACCATGGACCCAGCAGATATTACAGACTTTAAGGAAAATTAA
- a CDS encoding alpha/beta hydrolase — protein sequence MRLLKNLFLDKEAEEKSPLANPAIFIPGSSAGKNRFDLTFKMLGINPKDVLKLKINADHVISCTGSYRGYIVISFDDNRDGHKNIQKQAELLDSAFAYLSSKYNFHEFNAIGHSNGGLNWTIFLEKYFNKYHKKINNLVTIGSPFNLNHGRGRKSPMLINLIAGKKKLPRYMNVYTIVGLDDSLVKPHSAYSAIDVFYKRVANFTQISLSGFKSHHSILPHNQDTVNLLAKILQI from the coding sequence ATGCGTTTGTTGAAAAATCTATTTTTAGATAAAGAAGCAGAAGAAAAATCTCCTTTGGCTAATCCAGCGATTTTTATTCCTGGAAGCAGTGCTGGAAAAAATCGTTTTGATTTGACCTTTAAAATGCTTGGCATTAATCCTAAGGATGTTTTGAAGCTTAAGATAAATGCAGATCATGTTATTTCCTGTACGGGATCTTATCGAGGTTATATTGTAATTTCCTTTGATGATAATCGGGATGGGCATAAAAATATACAAAAACAGGCTGAACTTTTGGATTCAGCCTTTGCCTATTTGTCAAGCAAGTATAATTTTCATGAATTTAATGCCATTGGTCATTCCAATGGAGGTCTCAATTGGACTATTTTCTTGGAAAAATATTTTAATAAGTATCATAAAAAAATCAACAACCTGGTGACAATCGGCAGCCCCTTCAATCTTAATCACGGACGCGGTCGTAAATCCCCCATGCTCATTAATTTGATAGCTGGTAAAAAGAAGCTTCCAAGATACATGAATGTTTACACGATTGTAGGACTTGATGATAGCCTGGTCAAGCCTCACAGTGCTTATTCAGCCATAGATGTCTTTTACAAAAGAGTGGCGAATTTTACACAGATAAGTTTATCAGGCTTTAAGAGTCACCACTCTATCTTGCCTCACAATCAGGATACGGTGAATCTTTTGGCAAAAATTTTACAAATTTGA
- the trpS gene encoding tryptophan--tRNA ligase yields the protein MKEIILTGDRPTGKLHIGHYVGSLKNRVILQDQDKYDLFVFLADLQALTDHAKDPKKIIESIGEVALDYLAAGLDPKKSTIFIQSQIPELAELTMYYMNLVSVARLERNPTVKSEIAQKGFGESIPAGFLVYPVSQAADITAFKANLVPVGTDQKPMIEQTRELVRAFNNAYNTDVLVEPEGIYPEHESAGRLPGLDGNAKMSKSLNNGIYLSDDMDTLKKKVMSMYTDPNHIRVEDPGQIEGNMVFHYLDVFGRPEDAETIAEMKAHYAAGGLGDVKTKRYLLDILDRELSPIRERRLEYAKDMGAVYQMLKEGSEKARAVAAVTLDQAKNAMGINYFK from the coding sequence ATGAAAGAAATTATTCTAACGGGTGATAGACCCACTGGAAAGCTTCACATCGGACATTATGTTGGATCACTTAAAAACCGCGTAATCCTTCAAGATCAAGATAAATACGATTTGTTCGTCTTTTTGGCTGATTTACAAGCCCTAACTGATCATGCAAAAGACCCTAAAAAAATTATTGAAAGTATTGGTGAAGTAGCACTTGACTACCTGGCTGCAGGTCTTGACCCTAAAAAGTCAACCATCTTCATTCAAAGCCAGATTCCTGAGCTTGCTGAACTTACCATGTACTATATGAATCTTGTAAGTGTGGCTCGTCTTGAGAGAAATCCCACAGTCAAATCTGAAATCGCCCAAAAGGGCTTTGGAGAAAGCATTCCAGCAGGTTTCCTTGTGTATCCAGTTTCTCAGGCGGCAGATATTACAGCCTTTAAGGCCAATTTAGTACCAGTTGGGACTGACCAAAAGCCAATGATTGAGCAAACCCGTGAGCTGGTTCGTGCCTTTAATAATGCCTATAATACTGACGTTCTGGTAGAACCAGAGGGAATTTATCCAGAACATGAAAGTGCTGGCCGCCTTCCAGGCCTCGATGGGAATGCCAAAATGTCTAAGTCCTTAAATAATGGGATTTATTTATCTGATGACATGGATACGCTCAAGAAAAAGGTTATGAGCATGTACACTGACCCCAACCACATTCGTGTTGAGGATCCAGGACAGATTGAAGGAAACATGGTCTTCCACTATCTTGATGTTTTTGGTCGTCCAGAAGATGCAGAAACTATTGCTGAGATGAAGGCCCATTATGCAGCTGGAGGTCTTGGTGATGTTAAGACCAAACGTTATCTACTGGATATTCTTGACCGTGAACTTTCACCCATCCGTGAACGTCGTCTTGAATATGCTAAGGACATGGGAGCGGTCTATCAGATGCTTAAAGAAGGTAGTGAAAAAGCACGTGCTGTTGCTGCAGTTACTCTTGACCAAGCTAAAAATGCCATGGGAATTAACTATTTCAAATAA
- a CDS encoding helix-turn-helix transcriptional regulator, with the protein MKNKTTIAQLRKGQGLTQEALAEKSGLSIRTIQRLEGGDDASLETLKSVARALDVEIIDLFEQDEGQNKNQELEEYSQNFSKQMLQREGEDKLFDILKLLLFVLMLGLGASLSFINNNLLQIFSALFWLFAFLALWPLLKYIRLSLWQPRLDRKYPLTVGHYKSSKQAKSDKFLWWKDDIARPIMLIFWGIITPLIWTLAYVFHLF; encoded by the coding sequence TTGAAAAATAAGACAACCATAGCCCAACTAAGGAAGGGGCAAGGACTAACCCAAGAAGCCTTGGCTGAAAAAAGTGGTCTTAGTATCAGGACCATTCAACGCCTAGAAGGTGGAGATGATGCAAGCCTTGAAACCCTAAAGTCAGTAGCTCGTGCCCTAGATGTTGAAATTATTGATTTATTCGAGCAAGATGAGGGGCAAAATAAAAACCAAGAACTTGAAGAATACTCACAAAATTTTTCCAAGCAAATGCTTCAAAGGGAGGGAGAAGATAAGCTTTTTGATATTTTAAAACTTCTTTTATTCGTCCTTATGCTTGGACTTGGAGCTTCTTTATCCTTTATTAATAATAATCTTCTTCAAATATTTAGTGCTCTTTTCTGGTTATTTGCCTTCTTAGCTCTCTGGCCCCTCTTAAAATATATCAGACTAAGCTTGTGGCAACCACGACTGGATAGAAAATATCCTTTAACAGTGGGACACTACAAGTCCAGCAAGCAGGCTAAAAGTGATAAATTTCTCTGGTGGAAAGATGATATTGCCCGCCCAATTATGCTAATCTTCTGGGGTATCATTACTCCCTTAATTTGGACCTTAGCATATGTATTTCACCTTTTTTAA